The Mangifera indica cultivar Alphonso chromosome 8, CATAS_Mindica_2.1, whole genome shotgun sequence genome has a window encoding:
- the LOC123222995 gene encoding uncharacterized protein LOC123222995, protein MQLTAPDSTPLSGKIGVSVEHLASLPSLDVVAEKRIERLAMKVGENLFNFMQSFCGVDGSKLIVPMDILDRWFNKFQEKAKRDPEYLKGKVVERQENDEFNGSIADDFEFVSDGGVGSDGREMFVDGQIRQVFPVFNRALLLNEEDGFDYSPRKRQVSLKNLLVEEGREGPPPPPPSSSKEEDELEAVPEKIYCVWSPKRNRVAASPNRSNSMGSTSSFGGWFKFPRLLRRSNSEGGHKDSFLFLQKRKTNADSTTRKQLGSKQAKVKGCGDNKVKLSAVHQAKLSPSREVFLMKKSKPIKEVHDKKRSSCKQDLIGFFVNNVSSLGKTIAPF, encoded by the exons ATGCAGCTTACTGCACCAGATTCCACTCCTCTATCAGGGAAAATTGGGGTTTCTGTTGAACATTTAGCCTCACTGCCATCATTGGATGTGGTGGCCGAGAAGAGGATTGAACGCCTGGCTATGAAAGTTGGGGAGAACTTGTTTAACTTTATGCAGTCGTTTTGTGGCGTTGATGGCTCCAAATTGATTGTTCCTATGGACATTTTGGATCGCTGGTTTAACAAGTTTCAAGAAAAGGCTAAGCGCGACCCTGAGTATCTTAAAG GCAAGGTTGTGGAACGACAGGAAAACGATGAGTTTAACGGTAGTATTGCTGACGACTTCGAGTTTGTTTCTGATGGAGGGGTGGGATCTGATGGGCGTGAAATGTTCGTGGATGGGCAGATCCGTCAGGTTTTTCCGGTGTTTAATCGTGCGCTTTTGTTGAATGAAGAAGACGGGTTTGATTACAGTCCAAGGAAGCGGCAGGTTTCGTTGAAGAATCTGTTGGttgaagaaggaagagaaggtccaccaccaccaccaccgtcGTCTTCGAAGGAGGAGGATGAACTGGAGGCAGTACCGGAGAAAATCTACTGTGTTTGGTCACCGAAAAGAAACAGGGTTGCAGCATCGCCTAATAGAAGCAATTCCATGGGTTCAACGTCGTCGTTTGGAGGGTGGTTTAAGTTTCCTCGTTTGCTCAGAAGAAGCAACAGTGAAGGTGGTCACAAAGATTCCTTCCTCTTTCTTCAAAAAAGGAAGACGAATGCAGATTCCACAACTCGGAAACAACTGGGCTCAAAACAAGCTAAGGTCAAAGGATGTGGTGATAACAAAGTCAAATTATCAGCAGTGCATCAAGCGAAATTATCGCCTTCACGAGAAGTATTTTTGATGAAGAAGAGCAAACCCATAAAAGAAGTTCATGACAAGAAGAGATCATCGTGTAAACAAGATTTAATTGGGTTTTTTGTGAATAATGTGAGCAGTTTAGGCAAAACTATTGCTCCATTTTAA